The following are from one region of the Syngnathus acus chromosome 10, fSynAcu1.2, whole genome shotgun sequence genome:
- the si:ch211-153b23.7 gene encoding TNFAIP3-interacting protein 1, which translates to MKLNEELGSDVSHTTLGLQHRWKVWRWKMPPSKSSTANYCFKVDNLQSAKDYYEQSLMLELKKNQELQEYVRLLEQRRQQPPIQKDRVRVTAPNFSSSSFPVSSPSLDVKQKANHRNCDSHQEVLDLKEQLEALRCQTEIYEAEYQTEHSNHKHTLQDNQRLRRKRQEMRQQLDLLQEQLKVYEDDFRRERSDKQMLQRLLLKKTAPNKDPVLVHRCNNELQPEGSDKRHRLQPESNTTRSVPKHTNRSKGLRENKNPK; encoded by the exons ATGAAACTGAATGAGGAGTTGGGATCAGATGTATCGCATACCACCCTGGGGTTGCAGCACCGGTGGAAGGTTTGGAGATGGAAAATGCCTCCCTCAAAGAGCTCAACGGCAAACTACTGCTTTAAAGTGGACAACC TGCAGAGTGCAAAGGACTATTACGAGCAGTCACTCATGCTGGAGCTGAAGAAGAATCAAGAACTTCAAGAATATGTGCGGTTACTGGAGCAACGGAGGCAACAGCCACCCATCCAAAAA GACAGGGTCCGGGTCACGGCGCCCAACTTCTCATCCTCCAGCTTCCCCGTATCCTCTCCCAGTCTGGATGTGAAGCAGAAGGCCAACCACCGGAACTGCGACTCCCATCAAGAGGTGCTGGATCTAAAAGAGCAACTCGAAGCACTGAGGTGTCAG ACCGAGATCTATGAGGCAGAATATCAGACTGAGCACAGcaaccacaaacacacactgcagGACAACCAAaggctgaggaggaagaggcagGAGATGCGTCAACAGCTAGACCTACTGCAAGAGCAG CTTAAAGTATACGAGGATGACTTTCGGAGGGAGCGATCCGACAAGCAGATGCTGCAGAGGCTGCTgttgaaaaaaacagcaccCAACAAGGACCCAGTGCTGGTGCACCGCTGCAATAACGAATTGCAGCCAGAGGGGAGCGACAAAAGACACAGACTCCAGCCAGAAAGCAACACCACCCGCTCTGTCCCCAAGCACACAAATAGGAGCAAAGGACTGAGGGAAAACAAGAATCCAAAATGA
- the zgc:174917 gene encoding LOW QUALITY PROTEIN: probable alpha-ketoglutarate-dependent hypophosphite dioxygenase (The sequence of the model RefSeq protein was modified relative to this genomic sequence to represent the inferred CDS: inserted 1 base in 1 codon), producing MTTSPSELLETYERQGFLSGVPVLNDGELREATLAXARLEKEFGEDYTQYSLHNVHLEYPWVMGLSKHPRILQVLQAIFGPDVILLDSRFICKYPVPAGRTRGDELPYVAWHQDMRYWGIAGGPVLSVWLALDDSLKENGALQVIPGSHCSGMFPHRQAVRPGNMLTVNQEIPAELLQTDQAVLCPLFAGQMSIHDGLLVHASEPNTSRKRRCGFVIRYVPTRAYPIEDPDRPRKFHATVVVCGTDQFKHFSH from the exons ATGACTACATCCCCAAGCGAGCTCCTGGAGACCTACGAGCGGCAGGGCTTCCTTTCAGGCGTGCCCGTGTTGAACGACGGCGAGCTGAGGGAGGCCACGCTTG TTGCCCGCCTGGAGAAGGaatttg GTGAAGATTACACCCAGTACAGCCTTCATAATGTTCACCTTGAGTATCCTTGGGTAATGGGCCTGAGCAAACACCCTCGCATCTTGCAAGTGCTGCAAGCCATCTTCGGCCCTGACGTAATCCTGCTGGATTCCCGTTTCATCTGCAAATACCCGGTGCCCGCAGGCAGGACTCGGGGGGATGAACTGCCGTATGTGGCTTGGCATCAAGATATGAG GTATTGGGGTATTGCCGGTGGGCCCGTTTTGTCGGTGTGGCTGGCTTTAGATGACTCGCTGAAAGAGAACGGAGCCCTGCAGGTGATCCCAG GTAGCCACTGCTCCGGCATGTTTCCTCATCGCCAAGCCGTCCGGCCTGGAAACATGCTGACAGTCAATCAGGAGATCCCGGCAGAGTTGCTCCAAACTGACCAGGCTGTGCTTTGTCCCCTTTTTGCCGGACAGATGTCT ATCCACGACGGCCTTCTCGTGCATGCTAGTGAGCCCAACACATCCCGGAAGAGACGCTGCGGCTTTGTGATTCGTTACGTACCCACCCGAGCGTACCCGATAGAG GATCCTGACCGTCCTCGGAAATTCCACGCAACTGTTGTCGTTTGTGGAACAGACCAATTCAAACACTTCTCACACTAA
- the si:ch211-153b23.5 gene encoding glutamine amidotransferase-like class 1 domain-containing protein 3A, mitochondrial, whose protein sequence is MFTSQESHLFLGESTHIVQTFSRSVMAKRVAIILSGCGVYDGTEIHEASAVLVHLSRAGAKAQMFAPNQDQMHVIDHCEGKPSDGKRNVLQESARIARGEITDLAELDVSAFDAVIIPGGFGVAKNLSDWGVKNKDFSIKPDVEKTLRDFHKAGKPLAMCCIAPVLAAKILPGCELTVGQDKESDMWPYAQTAGVLKEMGCKHVNTGVQQVHVDLKHKLITAPAFMSNAPIHEIFDGIGVMVEETLKLA, encoded by the exons atgttcACTTCACAAGAGTCACATCTCTTCCTGGGAGAGTCGACACATATTGTGCAAACCTTTTCAAG gagCGTCATGGCAAAACGTGTAGCTATTATTCTCTCGGGCTGCGGCGTGTACGACGGCACAGAGATCCATGAGGCCTCGGCTGTCCTTGTTCATTTGAGTCGCGCTGGAGCCAAA GCTCAAATGTTTGCACCGAATCAAGATCAGATGCACGTTATCGATCATTGTGAGGGGAAACCTTCGGACGGCAAAAGAAACGTCCTGCAGGAGAGCGCCCGAATCGCCAGGGGTGAGATCACGGATTTGGCCGAGTTAGATGTTTCAGCGTTCGATGCTGTCATCATCCCTG GCGGTTTTGGCGTGGCGAAAAACCTCAGCGACTGGGGAGTAAAGAATAAGGACTTCAGCATCAAGCCAGATGTGGAGAAGACCCTGAGGGATTTCCACAAAGCTGGAAAGCCGTTGGCCATGTGCTGCATCGCTCCAGTCCTCGCTGCCAAAATCCTGCCAGGTTGTGAGCTCACAGTGGGGCAGGACAAGGAGAGTGACAT GTGGCCGTACGCCCAGACGGCGGGTGTCTTAAAAGAGATGGGCTGTAAGCACGTGAATACAGGAGTGCAGCAAGTGCATGTTGACCTTAAGCACAAACTCATCACCGCTCCGGCTTTCATGAGCAACGCTCCCATTCACGAGATCTTCGATGGAATCGGCGTCATGGTTGAAGAAACCCTGAAACTCGCCTAA